A single window of Plasmodium reichenowi strain SY57 chromosome 14, whole genome shotgun sequence DNA harbors:
- a CDS encoding hypothetical protein (conserved Plasmodium protein, unknown function), which yields MSNIKKSIYFYKDWNDEIESEFYSEENNVSVNENSKKSSANLINEEIIEKEKSIENSVHLEHNNTYKNSGDSIFYDVENSQENKHSSFEHEKTKSSKKSFYSIYDDTDEDENEDSDFHILRNNRKEKMLSLCNKKTMDIYEKEGFFNETPLNNNDNIINENNNFNNVDNEINNNINNNINNNNINNNNNNNNNNNNNNNNNNSNDIYSNNFMHIYDTEALFSNNTEKEKYDSDNSHKYTSSNNLSEKIKRDIIIKNVLKKINTLITNFKMNKSEINVSYIGIFTILKKYLYIIKNKKMIFLKKKRYTKKMHLCNNKDMKKKFCRIKTFYCLKRKFLYNVDIKLLIKEKHFLKYLYLCTLKKKIQAHYNKQKRKTEKVLNKLIKYIINNEIKKKSKNKINKTTSNDDINDIKNDKYDMDRKIKNYIFKNKRSLLNYKYYNSKDYSVKKYLTEFFGNMNKSDDHKMSDESYVEHSNIDNNSFDKDITNMCTLYEDKNDEIRKNNNYEKINTIEKEKTNEHAHNDEIYMTYIKDETKLMNSESFATSQDMNNSIKENNNNKNCHNIDNGTDSIDNLSVCKEYVNDMKREHDIHNDINYKDKNDDTYEEKYYNSISYIDEIVQNGSDEIIQNGSDEIIQNGSDEIIQNGSDEIIQNGNDEIIQNGSNKIVQTGSNEIIQNGNDEIIQNGSNKIVQNGSDEIVQNGSDEIIQNGSNKIVQNGSDIIIPNNSDEHLSSDYDQKSLNYHSSKSYISDSEENIHYESNIKDVNNYSSEHYLNDYCYDKNSCKSDKKEGYINNNVEKENNQYDEKRCIQYNRNSYDKSYSYYSDNAQKDIYGYKSICSDDNSKNKNYSKDSIAIIKSITSANSEEKKEMKYNKNIIYNNDYNVNSFYDLYDQEQFDEISQKNKIITRIGSFVTNKSVYQYEKYKKDQSSTSVIIPSKYDTHFNDIENKMEKEIKRSFEQFFNIPIQYNDLKNNEEIKHTNEYIKQSKEEIKNMENQQGINIIKQSNYSSSMQNIMNINEEEYIPLNQNMRVESIPNLYQSLENINSNYNINTNKEEIEEEKDKNNKNIYKNIKNHPYNDDHDVQLNEEDIITEKHDDTTKMIRKQEQIYKIYSRLQNRILNDFKKGCLKKMKKIFNKKCKKIEKDISQNIQSVVQNYNLSDINCSEFVNIYKKKSKKKKKTKNVKSKKWGDNVYLLKNEHNDMKDEQCVKSIHNDEKKMTDRFYEIDKIKNIDQNIMNNNTCYDKKCDIINNYTYNIIQYDDEKYKICDPSKVYPYYYVTKNEEATYNNAYYYNEYNYEDFNKLDNEHSKDKYGENALINYVYLNKGNVYKNVEKNEKNKNKERAHVNTEIKLNIYQRKESSDSNSKENIDMNNLECTSLYFTKNDLQNKNKLFDLLRNIDKKNLRDVIFKIFTVINSKRFNGDMIDEKGKFKNNEITKYIKNKNVFNKIKPYKKNTNCKNRKENKNNKKKLHSIFIRNKIIYNNNNNNNNNNICKNKNNIQKISKQKKINKIFYPTNIYKRMYQKIKENNKNKQGNQKIIDTYNTKYKLINVPNKELYFYKNENNNIGVKKTLPVYIYRMTMKQKNKYIPIKKFNYSYLFIEKKKKNYNSSTRNNKILPYYYFFDLNNFTENMKQNLYFKPMVTNKKSVYNEHIATLENNKNIYVTNNMINLYNNNSNNNNKYYMSTNVDGKNIFFDGNKTCMYYYSKDYISNEDVHTKYIMDNCSEYKCSLNMEKKTNDNFNNHKPILNDIEQKNITEKADGHKLCLNEKTHIYVDLKEKINDNKLVSNIVYVDHKNETMNEKMVCVDDNIKDTYIVNENNELVKMDNYESNLQTIPFTGKKINDDKIFSYAIRQYYYNLNKCTLCDKENGKKCYPLIYNNNNNNNMISENAHQSKGEKSQNYNIQNNKVVKSDDYYNYKNDTVHNYYINDDSLSKGIKKTTLKKNNNIKKDIINNNNETNNSSNRNINYECNSVIQVKNNVINVETQKKQKQNDNKEIYNLLFTNEKLIPSYYTNLVKKYKNDVGKCILKNIYNGSEYFKNSNIKYTCMNNIYMNKIDPKKKNIYTNKTHMMHNKYVNQVYQKAYDKPNVTKYQLKVKKITFNSKNQSKQINNTNFNNLDLYNNKNYDYFYYNKNCNLESSIKLKNNNIESFQICFINSPINDKATNTKYKHNVENICIFKDF from the coding sequence ATGtctaatataaaaaaaagtatttatttttataaggATTGGAATGATGAAATTGAATCAGAATTTTACAgtgaagaaaataatgttAGTGTAAATGAAAATAGTAAAAAAAGTTCAGCTAATTTAATCAATGAAGAAATTATagagaaagaaaaaagtaTAGAAAATTCGGTACATCTAGAACATAATAATACGTATAAAAATTCTGGGGattctattttttatgatgTAGAAAATTCACAAGAAAATAAACATTCCTCATTCGAACATGAAAAGACAAAGTCATCAAAGAAATCGTTTTATTctatatatgatgatacAGATGAAGATGAAAATGAAGACAGTGATTTTCACATTTTAAGGAATAATCGGAAAGAAAAGATGTTATCcttatgtaataaaaaaacgATGGATATATACGAGAAAGAAGGATTCTTTAACGAGACCCCtttgaataataatgacaatataataaatgaaaataataattttaacaATGTAGATAAcgaaattaataataatattaataataatattaataataataatattaataataataacaataataataacaataataataataataataataataataatagtaatgatatttatagtaataattttatgcatatatatgaCACAGAAGCATTATTCAGTAACAACACGGAGAAAGAAAAATACGATTCAGATAATTCTCATAAATATACCAGTTCAAATAATTTAAgtgaaaaaataaaaagggatataattattaaaaatgttttaaaaaaaattaacacACTAATCACCAAttttaaaatgaataaatcAGAAATTAATGTTTCATATATTGGTATATTTACAATTTtgaagaaatatttatatattataaaaaataaaaaaatgattttcttaaaaaaaaaaagatacaCGAAGAAAATGCATTTATGCAACAATAAagatatgaaaaaaaagttcTGTAGaattaaaacattttattgcttgaaaaggaaatttttatataatgtgGATATTAAGCTTTTGATAAAAGAAAAGCATTttcttaaatatttatatctatgtaccttaaaaaaaaaaatacaagCTCATTACAACAAGCAGAAAAGAAAAACGGAAAAAGTATTAAACAAATTGATaaagtatataataaataatgaaataaaaaaaaaaagtaaaaacaaaataaataaaactaCATCAAATGATGATATCAACGATATcaaaaatgataaatatgatatggacagaaaaataaaaaattacatttttaaaaataaaagaagtTTACTcaattataaatattataattcaAAAGATTATTctgtaaaaaaatatctcACTGAATTTTTTGGCAACATGAATAAGTCTGATGATCATAAAATGTCGGATGAAAGTTATGTTGAACATTCAAATATTGATAACAACTCTTTTGATAAGGATATTACAAATATGTGTACATTGTATGAggataaaaatgatgaaattcgtaaaaataataactatgaaaaaataaatactaTAGAAAAAGAGAAAACAAATGAACATGCTCATAATGATGAAATCTATATGACGtatataaaagatgaaaCAAAATTAATGAATTCTGAAAGTTTTGCAACATCACAAGATATGAATAATTctattaaagaaaataataataacaaaaattgtcataatatagataatgGTACCGATTCGATAGATAATTTAAGTGTATGTAAAGAATATGTTAACGATATGAAAAGAGAACATGATATAcataatgatattaattataaggacaaaaatgatgataCATATGAGgagaaatattataatagCATAAGTTATATAGATGAAATTGTACAAAATGGTAGTGATGAAATCATACAAAATGGTAGCGATGAAATCATACAAAATGGTAGTGATGAAATCATACAAAATGGTAGCGATGAAATCATACAAAATGGTAATGATGAAATCATACAAAATGGTAGTAATAAAATTGTACAAACTGGTAGTAATGAAATCATACAAAATGGTAATGATGAAATCATACAAAATGGTAGTAATAAAATTGTACAAAATGGTAGTGATGAAATTGTACAAAACGGTAGTGATGAAATCATACAAAATGGTAGTAATAAAATTGTACAAAATGGTAGTGATATAATTATACCAAATAATAGTGATGAACATTTAAGTAGCGATTATGATCAAAAAAGCCTTAACTATCATAGCAGTAAAAGTTATATTAGTGATAgtgaagaaaatatacattatgAATCAAACATAAAGGatgttaataattataGCAGTGAACATTATCTTAATGATTACTgttatgataaaaatagtTGTAAATCTGACAAGAAAGAAGgttatattaataataatgttgaaaaagagaataatcaatatgatgaaaaaagaTGTATCCAATATAATAGAAATTCATATGATAAAAGTTATAGTTATTATAGTGATAATGCACAAAAAGATATTTATGGTTACAAAAGTATATGTAGTGATGATAAtagtaaaaataagaattataGTAAAGACAGCATAGCAATTATTAAAAGCATTACAAGTGCTAACTctgaagaaaaaaaagaaatgaaatacaataaaaatattatatataataatgattataatgttaattctttttatgATCTCTATGATCAAGAACAATTTGATGAAATatcacaaaaaaataaaatcattACAAGAATTGGAAGCTTCGTAACAAATAAAAGTGTTTATCAATAcgaaaaatataaaaaggaCCAATCAAGTACAAGTGTAATAATTCCCTCAAAATATGATACACATTTTAATGATATAGAAAACAAAAtggaaaaagaaataaaaagaagctttgaacaattttttaatattcctatacaatataatgatttaaaaaataatgaagaaataaaacatactaatgaatatataaagcaatcaaaagaagaaataaaaaatatggagAATCAACAAggaattaatataataaaacaatcAAATTATTCTTCATCAATgcaaaatataatgaatataaatgaagaagaatATATTCCCTTAAATCAAAACATGAGAGTTGAATCTATTCCAAACCTTTACCAATCGcttgaaaatattaatagtaattataatattaatacaaacaaagaagaaatagaagaggaaaaagataaaaataataagaatatatataaaaatataaaaaatcatCCTTATAATGATGATCATGATGTACAACTTAACGAAGAGGACATAATTACAGAAAAACATGATGATACAACTAAGATGATAAGAAAACAagaacaaatatataaaatatattcacGTTTGCAAAATAGAATTTTAAATGATTTTAAAAAAGGTTgcttaaaaaaaatgaaaaaaatattcaataaaaaatgtaaaaaaattgaaaaagaTATTTCTCAAAATATACAAAGTGTGGTCCAAAATTATAACTTAAGTGACATTAACTGTTCAGaatttgtaaatatatataaaaaaaaatcaaaaaaaaagaaaaagacAAAAAATGTAAAGAGCAAAAAATGGGGAGACAATGTGTACTTATTGaaaaatgaacataatGATATGAAAGATGAGCAATGTGTAAAAAGCATTcataatgatgaaaaaaaaatgactGATCGATTTTATGAGatagataaaataaagaacaTTGATCAAAAcattatgaataataacacttgttatgataaaaaatgcgatattattaataattacacttataatattattcaatACGATGATGagaaatacaaaatatgtGACCCATCAAAGGTGTACCCTTACTACTATGTTActaaaaatgaagaagctacatataataatgcgtattattacaatgaatataattatgaagaTTTTAACAAACTTGATAATGAACATTCAAAAGATAAATATGGAGAAAACGCTTTAATAAATTACGTTTACTTAAACAAGGGAAATGTTTACAAGAATGTAGAAAAGaatgagaaaaataaaaataaggaaCGTGCTCATGTAAATACAGAAATCAAATTAAATATCTACCAAAGAAAAGAAAGTTCTGATTCAAAttcaaaagaaaatatagatatgaataatttgGAATGTACAAGTTTGTATTTTACTAAAAATGATCTCCAgaataaaaacaaattatttgatcttttaagaaatattgataaaaaaaatttacgTGATGTTatctttaaaatattcacTGTTATAAATTCAAAAAGGTTCAATGGAGATATGATTGatgaaaaaggaaaatttaaaaataacgAAATTacgaaatatataaaaaataaaaatgtatttaataaaattaaaccatataagaaaaatacaAACTGTAAGAATAGGAAGGAgaataagaataataagAAGAAGTTACATagtatttttataagaaataaaataatttataacaataataataataataataataataatatttgtaaGAATAAGAAcaatatacaaaaaataagcaaacaaaagaaaattaataaaattttctatcctacaaatatatataaaagaatgtaccagaaaattaaagaaaataataaaaataagcAAGGAAACCAAAAAATTATAGATACATATAATAcgaaatataaattaataaatgtaCCAAATAAGGAGttatatttctataaaaatgaaaataataatattggAGTAAAGAAAACATTACctgtttatatttatagaatgacgatgaaacaaaaaaataaatatatacctattaaaaaatttaattattcctatttatttatagaaaaaaaaaagaaaaattataattcttccacaagaaataataaaattctaccatattattatttttttgatttaaataattttactgaaaatatgaaacaaaatttatattttaagcCTATGGTTACTAACAAGAAAAGTGTGTACAATGAGCATATAGCAACTttggaaaataataaaaatatatatgtaacaaataatatgataaatctatataataataatagtaacaataataataagtaTTATATGAGCACAAATGTCGATGGGAAgaacattttttttgatgGTAATAAGACatgtatgtattattattccaAAGATTATATAAGTAATGAAGATGTtcatacaaaatatattatggaTAACTGTAGTGAATATAAATGTTCATTAAAcatggaaaaaaaaacaaatgacaattttaataatcataagcctatattaaatgatatcgagcaaaaaaatataactgAAAAGGCAGATGGCCATAAACTATGTTTAAATGAGAAAactcatatatatgttgaccttaaagaaaaaataaatgataataaattagTAAGTAATATTGTATATGTAGATCATAAGAATGAAACTATGAATGAAAAAATGGTATGTGtagatgataatataaaagatacatatatagttaatgaaaataatgaattaGTAAAAATGGATAACTACGAAAGTAACCTTCAAACAATACCATTTACAGGtaagaaaataaatgatgataagATATTTAGTTATGCCATAAgacaatattattacaatcTGAATAAATGTACTCTTTgtgataaagaaaatggtaaaaaatgttaccctttaatatataataataataataataataatatgatcTCCGAAAATGCACATCAAAGTAAAGGAGAGAAAAGtcaaaattataatatacaaaataataaggtCGTAAAAAGTgatgattattataattataaaaatgatactgtacacaattattatataaatgatgacTCCTTATCAAaaggaataaaaaaaacaaccttaaaaaaaaataacaacattaaaaaagatataataaataataataacgaAACGAATAATAGCAGtaatagaaatattaattatgaATGTAATAGTGTGATACAagttaaaaataatgtaataaatGTTGAAACTcagaaaaaacaaaaacaaaatgataacaaagaaatatataatttattatttactaATGAAAAGCTTATACCATCTTACTACACAAATTtagtaaaaaaatataaaaatgatgttGGAAAATGTATActgaaaaatatatacaacggtagtgaatattttaaaaatagtaatataaaatatacgtgtatgaataatatatatatgaataaaatagaccccaaaaaaaaaaacatatatacaaataaaacaCATATGATgcataataaatatgtcAATCAAGTATATCAAAAAGCATATGATAAACCAAATGTAACTAAATATCAActaaaagtaaaaaaaattacttTTAATAGTAAAAATCAAAgtaaacaaataaataatacaaattttaataatttggatttatataataataaaaattatgattatttttattataataaaaattgcAATCTAGAAAGCTcaattaaattaaaaaataataatattgaaagCTTTcaaatatgttttattaattcTCCAATAAATGACAAAGCCACAAATACAAAATACAAGCACAATGttgaaaatatttgtatttttaaagacttttaa
- a CDS encoding translocon component PTEX150, putative — MKIIILALLIVCTIINYYCAVQNNGNKSLNIMPTCSKPGNDSDSIDNDTGDVDNDKNNELGNANDNNEMNSENAESKNMQGENSNNQEQLNENVHANDDAMYEGTPSSDNPPQENVDANNNEQEYGPPQEEPVSENNVENVEVATDDSGNDNINNNDNNNDNFNNNDNFNNNDNFNDNDNFNEEPPSDDGNKNEDELSEGNQSDDKPMNEEEATINEMGKITNPFEDMLKGKVDDMDFGKMMNKDNLQSFLSSLTGNKDGSGKNPLSDMMNIFGVPQTGKEGAEGGVNKESQMKQINELKDKLETMLKGAGVNVDKIKDSIKNNDLLKNKQLLKEAISKLTLDPSMMNMLNNKDGANGKPFDINPDSMMKMFNALSNENGNLDDLKMKPTDGSFDSFNDGVDNNLVPSNPKVQNNNEEDDEEVGGDDDDDYDDKSFVVNSKYADNSFEDKFNTFDEKDDDVKYELFGENEEAEELNNNNNNTTTASSKGESNNSVNTQEGEGEEESFSADEENINNNNNHNNKNHNNYNTSQQEEDDNSFNENDEPLISSSQFDNNKKNKMSVSTHNKKSKNLMDSLDLESTNYGSNSSSSISNNYNSKNKNSKKNNKKKSSDHDYIRTDGKVSFDMSTLQKTIKNFGGADNEIVQNILKKYITIDNDDDNDADEDEDEEEEDDDDDLDEDEFSVKDIKKLIEEGILDYEDLTENELRKLAKPDDNFYELSPYASDEKDLSLNETSGLTNEQLKNFLGQNGTYHMSYDSKSIDYAKQKKSEKKEDQQEDDDGFYDAYKQIKNSYDGIPNNFNHEAPQLIGNNYVFTSIYDTKENLIKFLKKNSEYDLHDDDDEESGNFKSPLYDKYGGKLQKFKRQRAFNILKQWRAKEKKLKEKKKKEEMEENKEFDFSKNYNFSSKNDGGVTMFSKDQLEDMVKNFGGKPSANVTDSFSRKENPFVPTNTKNNSNDDDDMDNGYVTFDGKNKVSENDEDEKGNNNDDENDNDDSNDEEELDEEEDDN, encoded by the coding sequence atgaaaataataatattagcGTTGTTGATCGTTTGTACcataattaattattattgtgCTGTTCAAAACAATGGAAATAAAAGTTTGAATATAATGCCTACTTGTAGTAAGCCTGGAAATGATAGTGATAGTATTGATAATGATACAGGTGATGTAGATAATGATAAGAATAATGAATTAGGAAATGcaaatgataataatgaaatgaaTAGTGAAAACGCGGAATCAAAAAATATGCAAGGAGAGAATTCAAATAATCAAGAAcaattaaatgaaaatgtaCATGCTAATGATGACGCCATGTATGAAGGGACACCTTCGAGTGATAATCCTCCACAAGAAAATGTTGATgcaaataataatgagCAAGAATATGGTCCCCCACAAGAAGAACCAGTATCTGAAAATAATGTAGAGAATGTAGAAGTTGCAACAGATGATAGTggtaatgataatattaataataatgataataataatgataattttaataataatgataattttaataataatgataattttaatgataatgataattttaatGAAGAACCACCTTCTGATGatggaaataaaaatgaagatgaaCTCAGTGAAGGAAACCAATCTGATGATAAACCTATGAACGAAGAAGAAGCTACAATTAATGAAATGGGAAAGATAACTAACCCTTTTGAAGATATGTTAAAGGGAAAGGTTGACGATATGGATTTTGGAAAAATGATGAATAAAGATAATTTACAATCATTTTTAAGTTCATTAACAGGAAACAAAGATGGTAGTGGAAAAAATCCACTTAGTGATatgatgaatatttttGGTGTACCACAAACAGGGAAAGAAGGTGCAGAAGGAGGAGTAAATAAAGAAAGTCAAATGAAACAAATTAATGAATTAAAAGACAAATTAGAAACAATGTTAAAAGGTGCTGGTGTAAATGTAGACAAAATTAAGGATagtattaaaaataatgatttattaaaaaataaacaattattaaaagaagCTATTTCAAAATTGACTTTAGACCCTTCAATGATGAATATGttaaataataaggatGGAGCTAATGGAAAACCGTTCGATATAAATCCAGATAGCATGATGAAAATGTTTAATGCACTTTCTAATGAAAATGGAAATCTTGATGACTTAAAAATGAAACCAACTGATGGATCTTTTGATTCATTTAATGATGGtgttgataataatttagTTCCTTCTAATCCTAAagtacaaaataataatgaagaagaCGACGAAGAAGTAGGAggtgatgatgatgatgattatgatgataaatCATTCGTTGTAAATTCTAAATATGCTGATAATTCCTTTGAAGATAAATTTAATACTTTTGATGAAAAGGATGATGATGTgaaatatgaattatttgGTGAAAATGAAGAAGCAGAAGAacttaataataataataataatacaacTACTGCTTCATCCAAGGGTGAATCAAACAATAGTGTAAACACACAAGAAGGAGAAGGAGAAGAAGAATCTTTTTCTGcagatgaagaaaatataaataataataacaatcataataataagaaccataataattataatactAGCCAACAAGAAGAGGATGATAACAGttttaatgaaaatgatgaaCCATTAATATCGTCATCACAatttgataataataagaaaaataaaatgtcAGTTTCTActcataataaaaaatccAAAAATCTTATGGATTCTTTAGATTTAGAAAGTACTAACTATGGATCAAACTCCTCATCATCCATTAGCAACAATTATAAcagtaaaaataaaaatagcaagaaaaataataaaaaaaaatcatcAGACCATGATTATATAAGAACGGATGGTAAAGTTTCATTTGATATGTCTACATTGCAGAAgacaataaaaaattttggTGGCGCAGATAATGAAATCgtacaaaatatattaaagaaatatataaccaTAGATAATGACGATGACAACGATGCAGACGAAGATGAAGATGAGGAGGAGGAggatgatgatgatgatttGGATGAAGATGAATTTAGTGTtaaagatattaaaaaattaatcGAAGAAGGTATTTTAGATTATGAAGATTTAACAGAAAATGAATTAAGAAAATTAGCTAAGCCTGATGATAATTTCTATGAATTATCACCATATGCAAGTGATGAAAAAGATTTATCATTAAATGAAACTTCAGGATTAACCAATGAACAATTGAAGAATTTCTTAGGACAAAATGGTACATATCATATGAGTTATGATTCGAAATCTATTGATTATGCTAAACAAAAGAAATCAGAAAAGAAAGAGGATCAACAAGAAGATGATGATGGATTTTATGATGCCtataaacaaattaaaaattctTATGATGGTATTCCAAATAACTTTAACCATGAGGCTCCACAACTTATCGGTAACAATTATGTGTTCACATCTATATATGACACTAAAGAAAATCTAATAAAATTCTTAAAGAAAAATAGTGAATACGATTTAcatgatgatgatgatgaagaaaGTGGAAACTTTAAATCTCCTTTATATGACAAATATGGAGGAAAGTTACAAAAATTCAAAAGACAAAGAGCTTTTAATATACTTAAACAATGGAGAGctaaagaaaaaaaattaaaagaaaagaaaaagaaagaagaaatggaagaaaataaagaatttgACTTTTctaaaaattataatttttcatctAAAAATGATGGAGGTGTTACTATGTTTTCAAAAGACCAACTTGAAGATATGGTAAAAAATTTTGGAGGAAAACCAAGTGCTAATGTAACTGATTCTTTTTCACGTAAAGAAAATCCATTTGTCCCCACTAATACAAAGAATAATTcaaatgatgatgatgatatgGATAATGGATATGTTACCTTTGatggaaaaaataaagtctcagaaaatgatgaagatgaaaaaggaaataacaatgatgatgaaaatgataaCGATGATTCtaatgatgaagaagaatTGGACGAAGAAGAGGACGACAATTAA